ATTTCCATCCTGAAGGGGTGGACAACTTACTGATCACCTCAGTGGATGCGGCTCTAGCAGCTCAAAATACGCTATTGGCAGCTGAAAGTCTCGGCTATGGTGGAGTGATGATCGGCATGTTGCGCTACTGTTCAGAAGAAGTCGCAGAACTCTTCCGTCTGCCAGACTATACCTATCCTGTTTTTGGGATTGCTCTCGGAGTACCCAACCAGCAACATGCAGTGAAACCACGCTTGCCATTGGAGCAGGTTGCTTTTGAAGAAGAATACCAAGAACAAGACCTATCAGTTGTGACTGCCTATGACAAGGTTCAGGCAGATTATGCTGGAGCGCGTGCAACCGACAGCTGGAGCGAGCGTCTTGCAGCTCAATTTGGTCAACCTGAACAAGAAGAGACCAAAAAACTACTAGAAAAACACAAACTATTATGAAATGAAGAGAGGCGTTCTTGAACCGAGGTCTCGCCTTTCATTAGAAAAGAGGAAATCATGGCCCTACCAACTATTGCGATTGTAGGCCGTCCCAATGTCGGAAAATCGACGCTCTTTAACCGGATTGCCGGTGAGCGGATTTCCATCGTTGAGGATGTAGAAGGAGTCACTCGTGACCGCATTTATGCAACAGCTGAGTGGTTGAATCGAAAATTTAGTATCATCGATACGGGGGGAATTGATGACGTAGATGCCCCATTTATGGAGCAAATCAAGCATCAGGCAGAAATTGCCATGGACGAAGCAGATGTGATCGTCTTTGTTGTTTCTGGAAAAGAAGGGATCACGGATGCGGATGAATATGTCACTCGTATCTTGTATAAGACCCATAAACCGGTGATTCTTGCAGTCAACAAGGTGGATAACCCAGAGATGCGCAATGATATCTATGACTTTTATGCCTTAGGACTGGGTGAGCCACTACCGGTATCCTCTGTCCACGGGATCGGAACTGGGGATGTGCTTGATGCCATTATTGAAAATCTTCCGAATGAAACAGAAGAAGAAAATCCAGATATCATTAAATTTAGCTTGATTGGTCGTCCAAATGTTGGAAAATCTAGCTTGATCAATGCGATCCTTGGAGAAGACCGGGTCATCGCAAGCCCTGTTGCCGGAACTACACGTGATGCCATCGATACCCATTTTACCGATGCAGATGGCCAAGAATTTACCATGATCGATACAGCCGGTATGCGCAAATCTGGTAAAATCTATGAAAACACTGAGAAATATTCTGTCATGCGTGCCATGCGTGCCATCGACCGTTCAGATGTGGTTTTGATGGTTATTAATGCCGAAGAAGGAATTCGGGAGTATGACAAGCGGATCGCTGGCTTTGCTCATGAAGCTGGTAAAGGTATGATCATTGTTGTCAATAAATGGGATACTATTGAAAAAGACAACCATACCATGAAGCAGTGGGAAGATGACATTCGCGATCAATTCCAATACCTTTCTTATGCGCCGATTGTTTTTGTCTCTGCCTTAACCAAACAACGCTTGCACAAGTTGCCAGAGATGATCAAACAGATCAGTGAGAGTCAAAATACACGGATTCCTTCAGCTGTCTTGAACGATGTGATTATGGATGCCATTGCCATTAATCCAACGCCGACCGATAAAGGAAAACGCCTCAAGATCTTCTATGCGACACAAGTGGCAACCAAGCCGCCAACTTTTGTGGTCTTTGTTAACGAAGAAGAACTGATGCACTTCTCATACCTCCGTTTCTTGGAGAACCAAATTCGCAAGGCCTTTGTTTTTGAAGGAACTCCAATCCATTTGATTGCGCGAAAACGGAAGTAGGGAATACGAGACAAATGGATCAAAGTGGAGAAGTATATTTCAAATGATAAAATGCTCATTCTTCCAACTATGAAAACAACTAAAAGTAGCGCATAAGCGTTGCTTTTTTTAATAAGCTGGTAAAATGAAGTGGAGGATAGTCAGATGCGTAGTATCATAGTCCGGATATGCTTTATTCCTTAGCTTTTTTTAAGGTTGAGAAGAGTAAACTCATGAAGATCATGAGAGCTTTAGGTTCGTGTACTTATTATTTAAAATCTATCTGTATCTCTTGTTTCTCGGTTCGATCGTAAGCTTGGAGCTCTTGATCCTATTGCTGGGGATTTTATTAAACAATAGGTCGTGTTTTTTGTCTTTTTCTGTGGGCTATCGGGATCTTTCTCCTCTCTATTTACCTATTCTGTCTAATGTTCGCTCAAACAGTTAAAAGAGAAAAATCATGGATAGCTGATTGAGGTAACTCTGTTACGAAATCAGGTGAAAAGCTGGGACAAGACTGTCTCAGTTTTTTTCTAAAAGTAAGTTAAAATCCTTTTAATAGTAAAATTATCTTTTCTAATTTTATCTTAAATATGGTATAATAAAGGGATTAATCTAAGGTGGTAAACATGGCAAAATTAATTCCTGGGAAGGTTCGTTCACAAGGGAGCCTTCTCTATGAAGCTGGGAAAGTTTCCCTTCAGGAAGTAAAAGAAAAATACCTGTATTTTCGGGTGGAAGAAGAAAGCTTGCGGTACAGTTTAGACGACGATGCCGTTTTTTGTAGCTGTGCTTTCTTTCAAAAGAAAAAATTCTGTACGCATCTGGCAGCTGTAGAAGCTTTCTTGAAGAATGATGACAGTGGGAAAGCAGCTCTTGCAAGTCTTGAAGAAGACGCCACGGCGACTGAAGAAACGCAGGAGAAGGTTTCTTTTGGAAGTTTGTTTTTAGACCAGGTCCTTCCAAAAATCGAAAAAAAAGAAACACGCTATGTCTTATCGGCAGTTGGGCAGGAGGATGAATACTCTGGTCAATTCTTGTGGACCCTTCGCATTCGTCGCTTGCCAGACGAGCGTTCTTATGTGATCAGAGATGTGCTAGCTTTTTTGCAGACCCTTCAGAAAGAAGGCCATTTTGCAATTGGCAAAAGTTACTATGAACCTATTTCTTACTTAGAATTTGATGGACCTAGTCAGGATGTGATCAATTTCCTACAAGGCTTGGTCACAGATAGTGGATCAAAAGAGCAAGATTTCTTTCCCAATGCTGGGCGCCATCTTTATTTTCCACCGACTCTATTTGAAGAAGCTGTAGAATTACTGATGAATTTGGATTCCTTCCTCTTGCAATATAGCTTGTATGATTTTTCTGAAGTCTATTTTCAGGATGTCCATGGGGAGGAAGATCTCTTTCATTTTCAGGTGGAAGACCATGGTGATTTTTACGAATTGATCATTACGGAGCCACAAGTGAAGGTTGTCGAGTCTGCTGTTTACCTGTTTCGAAATGGTGTCTTCTATCACCTGACGCCCCAACAGCGGACCTTATGGAAGGCGATCCAAGATCTTCCAATGGATCAGGATCGCAAAAAACGCCTGCATTTTGATCCAACGGATCAGACCAAACTTTCCTATAGTTTAAAAGAGTTCAAAAAACTGGGACAAATAACAGCCCCGACCAGCTTTTTAATCCACGATTTCACTCCGGAATTTCATTTTGATCTAGCACAGGATCAGACTGTATTACTGGATGTTGTCTTTCAATACCAGGATCGTGTGGTGACCACGCGTGAGGAACTTCTCAATCTTCCTTATTCTAGTGATTTCGATAAGGAGCAAGAAGTCTTTTCAACCATGCTAGCAGCAGGTTTTACGGATGATTTTTCTTCCCAAAGAAGTCCTTTATCAAGTGAGCAAATCTATCCATTCTTTCACCAACAGATCCCGACTTTTGAAGCCTTAGGAGAGGTTACCCTCTCTGATAGCCTTTTAGATCTTTATCAAGTGGAGCGTCCAAAAATTGATGTTAAAACCAATGGCAGTCTACTGGAGATCGGTTTTGACTTTGAAAGTGTGGATCCAGCCGAAGTGGACCAGGTCCTCAAAGCTCTAGTAGGGCAAAAAGACTATTTTGTCAGCCATACAGGGAAAGTTCTTGTCTTTGATGAAGAAACCAAGAAGATCAGTCGAGCCTTAGCAGATCTGCGGGCGAAAATGAGCAAGGGTGGGAAACTACAAGCCCGCCGGATTGCCGCTTATCAGCTATCTGATTTGTTGGCAGATCAAGACAATGTTCATTTTTCAGAAGACTTTCGAAATTTAGCTCATGATTTGACTCATCCAGAAGACTTCCAACTCCCTCAGATGACAATCCAAGCGACCCTAAGGGATTACCAAGAAACAGGGGTCAAATGGTTCTCCATGTTAAATCATTATGGTTTTGGTGGTATTTTAGCGGATGATATGGGGCTTGGGAAAACCCTGCAGACTATTTCCTTCTTGACCAGTGTCGCAAAAAAAGAAACTAAAATCTTGATTCTAGCTCCATCTAGTCTCATCTACAATTGGAAACAAGAATTTTCAAAATTCGCTCCTCAGATGGAAGTGGCAGTCGTCTATGGTCTCAAGCAGCACCGAGATGAACTCATCGCAACCAATCCACAGGTAGTTATCACTAGTTACGCGTCTTTCCGTCAAGATGTGGAGGAATACCAGAAGAATCAGTATGAGTACTTGATTCTAGATGAAGCCCAGGTTATGAAAAATGCCCAAACCAAGATTGCCCAACACTTACGTGGCTTTGAGGTTCCGCATGTGTTTGCCTTATCTGGGACACCGATTGAAAATCATGTGGGTGAACTCTGGTCTATTTTCCAAATTGTTCTTCCAGGGCTCTTCCCAGCTAAAAGAGAATTTCAAAAATTGAGTCCTGAGACCATTGCACGATTTGTCAAACCTTTTGTCATGAGACGGAAAAAAGATGAAGTGCTCCAAGAATTACCGGACTTGATTGAAACAACCTACCACAATGAGTTGGATGAAAGCCAAAAAACGATCTATTTGGCTCAATTAAAACAAATTCAAGATCGGGTTCGAAGCTCTAGCGAGGAAGAACTAAATCGGAGTAAGGTGGAAATTCTCTCGGGTCTCATGCGCCTTCGCCAAATCTGTGATACCCCCGCCCTCTTTATGGAAGACTATCAGGGAGATAGTGGGAAATTGGAGAGCCTTCGAGATCTTTTGGGTCAAATCAAGGATGGCGAACACCGGGTTTTGATCTTCTCTCAATTTAGAGGCATGCTGGATATCCTAGAGCAGGAAATTGACCAGCTTGGCATGACCTCCTTTAAAATCACAGGTTCTACTCCCGCTAAAGATCGACAAGAAATGACCAATGCTTTTAATGCAGGTGAGCGCCATGCTTTTCTCATTTCTCTGAAGGCTGGAGGGGTTGGATTGAACCTCACTGGTGCCGATACGGTCATCTTAGTCGATTTGTGGTGGAATCCTGCAGTGGAAGACCAAGCTATTGGACGTGCCCATCGAATGGGACAGGAACAAAATGTTGAAGTTTATCGCATGATTACTCGTGGTACGATTGAAGAAAAAATCCAAGAACTGCAAGCTTCCAAAAGACACTTGGTCTCAACGATTTTAGATGGAACGGAAACACGATCTAGTTTATCGGTTGAGGAAATTCGTGAGATTCTTGGAATTCAGTCAGAATAGCTTGAAAAATTCTGTGAATAGTTTATAATTAATGGAGTGTCGAAAGGAAGAAAGCATGACAGAAAAATATTTTCCTCAAGTAGGGGATAATGAGTTGATGTTAACAGAGATGCCTCACATGAACCTGTATGATGAAACAGATTTGATTAGTAACATTACAGGCGACTATGTGGATAAAAATTATTTGGAATGGCAACCGATTGCTGAAAATACCAAACCTAAGCATCCTTACCACCAACCACTAGAAGAGCCCCTACCGAAAAGACGGCCAGTAAGAAAACCTGATTTTAAAGAGCCGATTGATAAAAAAAGCCCTGCCAATCGTTATGCAGAGGAAGCTAGAGAGCGTGCGCGTGAAGATCTGAAAAAGAAACGTACAGCCCCCTATCTGACAACGGATCCAACAGCTACTACAAGTAAGCGGAAAAAACCATTTATTTCAGAACGAAAACCTGGCCAGCCAACGGCTCCCTTCCAAAAGGAAAACCCAGGCGAGTTATTGAAATATAGCAAACGATTGCGGCAAGATCAGTTGATCCTTGCAGAGTTCGAATCTGCAGGAGAACCAGAAGTGGCAGAACCGACTGAAAAGAAAAACAATTATGATTTCTTAAAGACTAGCCAAATATACAATAAAGATCAGCACAAGTTGAAACCACAGCCAATTAAACAGGAATTGGATTTAACCCATCTAGATCAAGAATAAGGAGAAAACATGTCTAATACATACCATTTTATTGGAATTAAAGGAGCAGGGATGAGTGCTTTAGCCCTCATGCTTCACCAAATGGGACATACGGTTCAAGGGTCAGATGTTGAGAAGTATTACTTTACGCAACGTGGCTTGGAACAAGCAGGAATTCAAATTTATCCATTTGATGTGAAAAATTTGGAAGGCGACAAGATCCTCATTGCTGGGAATGCTTTCCGTCCAGATAACAATGTGGAAATTGCTTATGCAGATGAGCATGGCCTAACCTATAAACGCTACCATGAATTCCTTGGTGAATTTATGCGTGACTTCGTCAGCATGGGGGTTGCCGGAGCACACGGAAAAACCTCAACAACAGGGATGCTTTCTCACGTCTTATCAAATATCACTGATACCAGTTATTTGATTGGTGACGGGACAGGTCGTGGCTCTGCAGCAGCCAAATACTTTGTCTTTGAATCAGATGAGTATGAACGCCACTTTATGCCTTACCATCCTGAATACAGCATCATCACCAATATTGACTTTGACCATCCAGACTATTTCACGAGCTTGGAAGATGTCTTTAATGCCTTTAACGATTATGCCAAACAAATCAGCAAAGGCCTCTTCATCTACGGAGAAGACAAAGAATTGCGTCGGATTACCTCATCAGCACCAATTTATTACTATGGTTTTGATAAGGAGACGAACGATTTTGTGGCAAGCAACTTGCTTCGTTCAACGACTGGTTCAACCTTCAACGTTCATTTCCGTGGAGAAGATTTGGGGCAATTCCATATCCCAACTTTTGGTCGCCACAATATCATGAATGCTACAGCAGTCATTGGTTTGCTTTACATTGCAGGATTTGATTTAGATTTAGTCCGCGAGCAATTGAAGACCTTTGCTGGCGTGAAACGTCGCTTTACTGAAAAAGTAGTCAATGGAACAGTGATCATCGATGACTTTGCGCACCATCCAACGGAAATTATTGCAACCTTGGATGCTGCCCGTC
The Streptococcus parasanguinis genome window above contains:
- a CDS encoding nitroreductase family protein, encoding MNETIRLMKSHFSVRRFKEEAIKEADLKEILSAGQMASSWKNFQSYSVIVVKSKEKKEALYDLLPQEAIRQSAVFLLFVGDLNRAEKAVKLHEQDFHPEGVDNLLITSVDAALAAQNTLLAAESLGYGGVMIGMLRYCSEEVAELFRLPDYTYPVFGIALGVPNQQHAVKPRLPLEQVAFEEEYQEQDLSVVTAYDKVQADYAGARATDSWSERLAAQFGQPEQEETKKLLEKHKLL
- the der gene encoding ribosome biogenesis GTPase Der yields the protein MALPTIAIVGRPNVGKSTLFNRIAGERISIVEDVEGVTRDRIYATAEWLNRKFSIIDTGGIDDVDAPFMEQIKHQAEIAMDEADVIVFVVSGKEGITDADEYVTRILYKTHKPVILAVNKVDNPEMRNDIYDFYALGLGEPLPVSSVHGIGTGDVLDAIIENLPNETEEENPDIIKFSLIGRPNVGKSSLINAILGEDRVIASPVAGTTRDAIDTHFTDADGQEFTMIDTAGMRKSGKIYENTEKYSVMRAMRAIDRSDVVLMVINAEEGIREYDKRIAGFAHEAGKGMIIVVNKWDTIEKDNHTMKQWEDDIRDQFQYLSYAPIVFVSALTKQRLHKLPEMIKQISESQNTRIPSAVLNDVIMDAIAINPTPTDKGKRLKIFYATQVATKPPTFVVFVNEEELMHFSYLRFLENQIRKAFVFEGTPIHLIARKRK
- a CDS encoding DEAD/DEAH box helicase; the protein is MAKLIPGKVRSQGSLLYEAGKVSLQEVKEKYLYFRVEEESLRYSLDDDAVFCSCAFFQKKKFCTHLAAVEAFLKNDDSGKAALASLEEDATATEETQEKVSFGSLFLDQVLPKIEKKETRYVLSAVGQEDEYSGQFLWTLRIRRLPDERSYVIRDVLAFLQTLQKEGHFAIGKSYYEPISYLEFDGPSQDVINFLQGLVTDSGSKEQDFFPNAGRHLYFPPTLFEEAVELLMNLDSFLLQYSLYDFSEVYFQDVHGEEDLFHFQVEDHGDFYELIITEPQVKVVESAVYLFRNGVFYHLTPQQRTLWKAIQDLPMDQDRKKRLHFDPTDQTKLSYSLKEFKKLGQITAPTSFLIHDFTPEFHFDLAQDQTVLLDVVFQYQDRVVTTREELLNLPYSSDFDKEQEVFSTMLAAGFTDDFSSQRSPLSSEQIYPFFHQQIPTFEALGEVTLSDSLLDLYQVERPKIDVKTNGSLLEIGFDFESVDPAEVDQVLKALVGQKDYFVSHTGKVLVFDEETKKISRALADLRAKMSKGGKLQARRIAAYQLSDLLADQDNVHFSEDFRNLAHDLTHPEDFQLPQMTIQATLRDYQETGVKWFSMLNHYGFGGILADDMGLGKTLQTISFLTSVAKKETKILILAPSSLIYNWKQEFSKFAPQMEVAVVYGLKQHRDELIATNPQVVITSYASFRQDVEEYQKNQYEYLILDEAQVMKNAQTKIAQHLRGFEVPHVFALSGTPIENHVGELWSIFQIVLPGLFPAKREFQKLSPETIARFVKPFVMRRKKDEVLQELPDLIETTYHNELDESQKTIYLAQLKQIQDRVRSSSEEELNRSKVEILSGLMRLRQICDTPALFMEDYQGDSGKLESLRDLLGQIKDGEHRVLIFSQFRGMLDILEQEIDQLGMTSFKITGSTPAKDRQEMTNAFNAGERHAFLISLKAGGVGLNLTGADTVILVDLWWNPAVEDQAIGRAHRMGQEQNVEVYRMITRGTIEEKIQELQASKRHLVSTILDGTETRSSLSVEEIREILGIQSE
- the murC gene encoding UDP-N-acetylmuramate--L-alanine ligase yields the protein MSNTYHFIGIKGAGMSALALMLHQMGHTVQGSDVEKYYFTQRGLEQAGIQIYPFDVKNLEGDKILIAGNAFRPDNNVEIAYADEHGLTYKRYHEFLGEFMRDFVSMGVAGAHGKTSTTGMLSHVLSNITDTSYLIGDGTGRGSAAAKYFVFESDEYERHFMPYHPEYSIITNIDFDHPDYFTSLEDVFNAFNDYAKQISKGLFIYGEDKELRRITSSAPIYYYGFDKETNDFVASNLLRSTTGSTFNVHFRGEDLGQFHIPTFGRHNIMNATAVIGLLYIAGFDLDLVREQLKTFAGVKRRFTEKVVNGTVIIDDFAHHPTEIIATLDAARQKYPSKEIVAIFQPHTFTRTIALLDEFAEALNQADAVYLAQIYGSAREVDHGDVKVEDLEAKIVKRSAIITAENVSPLLDHENAVYVFMGAGDIQTYEYSFERLLSSLTHSVQ